CGGCTGCTCAAATGGATCCGGCATGCCGAGCGGAAGTGGAGAAAATGAACATTCCCTGTGTCGTGATCGGCCAGCGTTTGGAAGAGGTGTGCATCCCCTCTGCCGTGATCGACAACCGGCGGGCTTCCTACGAGACGGTTAAACATCTGATTCAATTGGGTCATCAGCGGATCGGGATGATCCATGGACCGCTTTGGGATGTGCAATCAGGTAAAGAGCGGTTTGAGGGGTATCGGCAAGCACTGTTGGAACACGGCCTTCCATTACGGGACGAATGGACCGCTGAAGGGCTACGGTTCGATGTGCAGGATGGCGTCAAAGGCATGGAATCCATCTGGAATCAACCAGAAAGACCGACTGCTCTCTTCTGCGCTTGTGATCGTATGGCCGTCGGAGCCATGACATACCTAAAAGAAAGGGGTGTGTCTATTCCGGAAGAACTCTCCGTCGCCGGTTTTGACGATGAGGAACTGGCTTCCCTGGTTACGCCCCGATTGACGACAGTGCGCCATTCCCCTTATCAGATGGGCTATGAATCCGCCCGGATCCTAACCGATATCCTTCGTCGAAAACGGAAATCCACCTCTCTTACGCTAACGCTGGATTATCAGGTGGTCATCCGGGACAGTACGGCAACTTGTAAAGAACTCAGCCAACATTGGAATAAATAAACAGGCCATCGACCCGGGTCTGTTTTTTTCTTTTGTCACAGAGGGCGGATGATGATTGTGGTAACAACGACTATAATAGGGGGAGAGATCCTGTCTGTGTGTGAGAACCGGGAATGGAAGAGGGGAGAAACGGAGACAGTTACACCGACCCGGGTATTCGATATAGGTTTAGGTGGCTGACTGGATGAGAGGAAGGGTGACGATGGTGAAAAGATGGATCATTGCTGTCATGGCGGGATGGATGTGTTTGATTCTGGCTGCTTGTGGAAATCAGTGGCCGCAGCCCAGCTTGGAACAGGATATGGATGCGGCTGTAAAAAAAGTGATAAACAGTAGTAAAGGAACCGGTCAAGGAACCGCTTTGTTCCGGATGAATCAGGTTGCCCGTTTCGATTGGCAGGAGGTATACGTGTTTGGACCGGATCATGATGCACAAGAGATTCAAGACCGGATGGGATTGGATTGGAAAGAGGCGGAAGAAGTGGCAGAACGGGATTCCGTCAATCTGATCGCCTTTGTCAAAGAAGGAAAAGTGGTCCGCTATGTGCTGCACCCAACGGATCGGGGAGAATTTGAGGACTTAAACGCTCCCCGCAATCCCGGAACGGCCGTGTTTATCTCGGAAAAGCAAAAGAACGGGAAGTGGTTTATTAAACCGGTGAATCCCGGCGGCCATGAATAAAGGGAGCGGTTAGCCTCTTTTGGGGACCGGTGGATTGTTTCTGGTTAAGGCGTGCCGGGTTCCATTGTGATCGCAGCAAACCAAAAATATGGATATCGGCGAAGCCTCCCCCTTTCCTTACAGCCTGGCGCATGGTTCCCTCCCATTGAAATCCGATGCGCCTGGCTACCTGAGCACTGGCGGTATTGCCGGTTTCACAGCGGATTTCCACCCGGTTGAGCTGTTGGTCGTCAAAAAGATACTGGATCACACGGGACACGGAATGAACCATCCACCCGTTGCCGGTATGCGGGGTGCCCAGCCAATACCCCAGTTCCGCGCTGCGGTGGTCAAAGTCGAGACGTTCCACTGTGACGGATCCCGCCAGGAGACTGTTGTGCCAAATACCGAAATGAACTTGCCGTCCTGCGGAATATGCCAGCAGGGATCGCGTAATATATTGTTCGACATCCTGGGGGGACCGGATCTTGCCAATCCAGGGAAGCCACGGTTCCAAATGGTGTCGGCTAGTTTCGATCAAACGATAAAGGGACCCGGTGTGTTTTTGTTGAAACAGAATGAGAAGCAGCCCTGAGCTTCCCTGTAACACCAACATGGAGCTCCACTCTCCTGTTTTTATTTAACATGCATGCTTCACCTGCATCTCATTCAGCAGGTGGAACGGTTTTTTGTATAGATCCAAAGGGATGGTGGAAACACGGAGGAGGGATTTAGCAATGCGGGTCATAAAGGGGACCGTCTGGCTCCTGTTGTTCAGCCTCCTTACCGCTTGTGTTTCCACACAGGCGGTTCCGTCGGTTTCCGGAGTGGAACTCAAACATGAAAAGGTGGAAGAATTTCAACCCTATCAGGATTCGTCAGTTCCCAATCTGCAGAACTTGATTACCCGTCCCGGCTTTCGGCAATACACCTCACAAAAGCCATACTTATTGGGATACAGTCATGATGGAGCCTATTTAGCGACCATCGTCTTTGAAAAAAAAGCAAATGCCTACCGTATCGATATTTTTCATGTAGGTAATAACTCCCTGGTGGATACCGTCTATGCCCCGGTGGATATAGGAAGGATGGAAAACGGGGATTCGACCGAAGCGGAGATGCTTCAAACAACCCAGGAGACATTGGACTGGGGCTATCGTATTAAAGTGCCGGTACGGCCACATGAAACTCCCATTCATCATCAGATCCGCACCGGGGGAGAAGAATCTTGGATCTTTCACTTGAAACAGGAGGATGGAGGGATTTCTTTGACGGCAGAAGGAAAGGAAGAGCGATGGCAGGTTCACCACTATCCCTTGCGGGATGGGGAACGGATCCGGCCGCAATGGGCCGTTGCCTCTTTTCCTGAAACCGATCGAGGTCCTTGGTCTCTGGTGGTTGCCACTTATAGACCGGATCGAGGTTTGACGGCGATGGTCCAAAGCGTGGATGTCGAAAAATTGGCTCCTGCCTGGTCTGAGGCGCAATTAAAAAAACGAATCAGAGAAGGTCTGGGCGAGGAAGCGCAAATCGTTTACCGGGGTCATCTGACGGATGACGGGCCCGACTTGGTTCTGGCTGTTCTGGGCTCTGAGAAAAGGGATGTTTCTATTGTAAACGGAGTGCATTATCAGGGAACGGTAAGCCAGTTCATTTTGCTAGATGCGGACGGGACTGTTTATTTCCGGGGAAATGCTGCCGGTTTGGTGGAAAACGAGCAGGTTCGGGTCGATTCTCATTTACCCTGGGATGAAAGCGGACGATTCCGGCTGATGTTAAACGAAAAAGAAACAGGGGATGGGAAACGCCGCCTCCTGACCATTGATCAAATAAACGGTGAAGGACGTTTGGCAAGGACCTATGAGTTCCAGTGGAGTCCCGAAAGCGGTCGCTTTGAGCGTATTAAACCCAATCGCTGAAAGGGGAATGCATCGTTGGAGACGCACATCTATTTAATCCGGCATGGTGAAACCCTGTGGAATCGTGAAAAGCGGGTCCAGGGACATCGGGATATGCCGCTGTCACCGGAAGGGGTGGAACAGGCCAGACGGTTGGCGGAACATGTAAAAGACTGGCCGTTGGACGCACTGTATGCCAGCGATTTATCCCGGGCCATCCAGACGGCGGAATGGTTGGGACGCGACCGGGATCTGAAAGTGAACACCTCTTCTGAGATTCGGGAACGGTTTTTTGGGGAATGGGAAGGGTTGCCGATAGAAGAAGTAAAACGGCGCCATCCTCAGAAATGGCTGTCGATCTGGCATCAGGGCGGTCAATATGGAGTGGAAAAAGCAGAAGAGACAAGGCGGCGGATGATGTCCTGGTTGACAACCCTCCTGGAGCGGCACAGTGGGCAACGGGTAGCTGTCGTCAGTCATGGAGGAAGCATTAACGTCGTGTTGGAGCAAGTCAGCGGGGGAGTGTACGGTCCCGGTCGGACCCGGATCGGCAATACCGCCGTTTCCCACTTGATTCATCACAAGGAAGAAGGGTGGCGGGTTTCCGCTGTCAACCGGGACGACCACCTTCAGATGGTATGAGAATTCCTACCCTGACGAACAAGCTTGCTGTAGCGGACTAGTTCCCCTTCTACCCATATCGATCGTGTTTATGTGGAGGGAGGTTTGGAAATCCTGCGGAGTCGACTCTGCCATGCATAGCGAGACCGGGAACGAAAGTGACCATGGCGAGACTTGTGCTTCTATGAGTGCATAGCGAGACCGGGAACGAAAGTGACCATGGCGAGACTAACCAAACCGACCAGCTTGTCCGCGTAAAGGCCAAAAAAACAGATCGAAGTTACATGAAGAGGGACTAGCTTACTTGGAGGGATGAGCGTTGGAATTGAAGCCGTGGTCACCCCTCTGTGGGATGATCTGACATAGAAAAAGGGATCGCAATTTTTCGGAGCTTGATGAAATAGTTCGAACTGTATCCGGTATATAAAGAAGACGAGCGGATTCCTAAAGGAATCCGCTCGTCTTGGGTTGAGCTTCTTCTATATAAGGAAAATGGTACGCTAAGATATTTCTCTGTAACAAAAAATCGGCTCCCTGTACGTTAAGGGAGCCGATTTCTTGTGCTCGTACCTTCAGCATTTTGACAAAAAAGCCTTAATCCCTATCACCTTTGTTTTCCTTTGGCGCAGTGGAGCGATCTTCGTCGAACTGGGCCTATATGATGCAAAGCATGATCATGTGGTTGTTCTGCCTTCGTTTAAACCAACTTGGTCCACATAATGGGTAGAATGGCGAGACATTCTCGTTACGGGATTCCTTCTGCAAACTATGAAAGGAAAAAGTTAGGCAATCTATCAGTCTATTTGCCGTGCTGATAGGGTTTGCCCGGGAATATAGTAAACTAGTAAAACATTTTTAAGATATTGGAGTGTCGCTTGTGAACTGGAATAAATATTATCGAATAAAATTGACGGATCAAGATGTGATCAATGGCCGGCACCGCAAAGTAGTAGGTGGAAGGTGGAAGGAATTAGGGAAACTTCAATGGAAGTTCATGGTTGATCAAGGTCTCCAGCCCGGCCATATGCTGCTGGATGTCGGTTGCGGGAGCTTAAGAGGAGGCCTCCATTTTATCCGGTACCTGAATGAGGGCCATTATTGCGGGATGGATCTCAACCGTTCTCTCATAAAAGCCGGTAAGACGGAAGTGGCCAACAGCGGATTGTTAAAAAAACGCCCCCGATTATTGACAGAGGATCAATTTCGATTTGATCGGTTCAACCAAAAGTTTGATTGGGCTTTGGCCGTATCTGTTTTTACCCATCTTCCGATCAATGTCATACAACGGTGCTTAATTAATATTGAACGATCATTAAAAAAGAGAGGGAAGTTTTATGCCACTTTTTTTGAGTCGGGGGATCGGTTCAACCTAGACCCGATCCCCCGATGGAATAAGATTGTGACGCATTTCGATCAAGACCCGTATCATTACCACGTTTCGGTTTTTAAACATATGATCGAAGGGTTGGATCTGCGATTCACGTATATAGGGGATTGGGGGCATCCGAGAAATCAAAAAATGATCTGTTTCGAAAAAAGGAAGTAAGGATTACTCAGGACGACATGGATGACGTGATCATCAGGCTTAACCTGTGATTCCCTCTTCGAAAAGCAACCCGGCTCCTTAGCGTACAGGAGCCGGGTTTTTTGGTACGAAGAGATGTCTTAACATACATTTTTCCCGAAATGGTCCGGTGACTCCTATATACGTTCCTGATCTTCCACCGCTTCCGGCAGCCTCACCCATGCAACACTTGTTTCACCGTTTCTTTCAACGGGGTTTGTGTTCCAATCAGTTTTTCCAGGTCATCCGACGTTTTCGAGGTTTCCCCGTAAGAAATCTGACTGTAAATAGAAGAAAACAGGAGTGCAACCGGTTCGGGAAGGCCGGTTTTCATCAGAAAATCCTTTCCGTCCTCAAACGAGACGGCCTGGTGAACGACCGGCTTCCCAGAAATCTCCGAAAGGGCTTGAGCCAGTTCCGCAAAACTCCAAGGCTGATTGGAAACAAGGTTGTACGTTTGGTTTTCATGACCTTTCCCGGTGAGGACAGCGGCACTGGCCAAAGCCAGATCGCTGCGGCTCACGGAGTTGACCCTTCCGTTTCCCGTGTTGTTGATAATGGCACCCTGTTCCACAGAGGCGGACAGCTCGGGAGTGACGAAGACTTCCGTATAAAAGGCGCTACGCAGAAAGGTATAAGGGATTTGAGTGGTGCGAATGGCATATTCCGTAGCCAAGTGGAGCAGGGCGGGGCCGAATGTGATCTCCTCGGCAAAGGCGATCCCGCTGTAAACGATATGTTCCACCTTTGCATCACGGGCCGCTTTGATTACATGAGCGTGCTGCACCATGCGCAGCGGCTCGTCATGGGCATCGGGGCTCGGAATAAAGTGAAGCTTGGAAACGCCGGCAAACGCTTTTTCCAGAGAAGCAGGATCATGATAGTCGCCAACTCGCACATCGATTCCGCGGTCAGCGAGAGCAGATGCCTTCTCCACATTGCGAACGACTGCGACGATCTGACCGGCGGGGACGTTTTTGTCGAGGAGATGTTGAATGACCAACCCCCCGAGTTGACCGGTGGCTCCGGTAATAGCAATGGACATCGTCAAATCTTTCCCTTCTGAATGGGGATTGAAATGCTATTAGTAACTAAAATGGTTACAACTAGCCCGAAAAAGGAAGCGCTAAGGAAAAGGCGCTTTTGTTGGTCGGTCGGCAGATGACTGCCGATTTTTATATAGGATCCTCTTGATGTAATAATTATAGTTACAATAGAGAGGGAAGTCAAGGAAGCCGGAAGTGTTTTTTCAACCCGCTTCTTGTGAGGCATTAAGCGGACGATGGACAACAGAAAAGTCTTCCTGCGCAATACCGATCTAATGAGAAACGACCGATTTGGGAATCACCACTTCTGTACTCAACAATTGGGGGCGGTTGATGCGGAAGCGGGGATCATAAATGGTTACCTTCCAATCCTCATCCGTTTCCATCACGTGTGCTCCGTAATCAGGCAAGAAGCGTATAAGAGCCTGGACTTCTCCATCCTTCAGGGCTTCTTCCACCGCCACGAGGTGACGTTCGTCCCGCTCTTCCCCGATTCGGTTCAGACCCGTGAATAGACTGCCTTCGTAATAATGAAATCGATCCTCTTCCCGTACCACTAAATGGAACCGTGAGGGAATAAAATCTGCCTGGAGGGACACTTGGTCCAACCCCGGATGTTGGGAACGTAACTCCGAAACCAGTACCGTACCCTGTACTCCTTGGACAGACACGTGTAGGAAGATAACCAGCCAAAAGAGACGAAAGACGCGGGCGGTGTCAAAGCGTCGTGCAAGAAGAAACGCGGCGGCAAAAGACAGGAGGATAAAAATGTCTACAATGGGTAAGATCCCGAGTGAATACCTTCCCGAAACGAAGGGTTCCCAGATTCCGGTTCCCCATGTGTTGAACCAATCGAATGAAATATGAATCATAGTGGAAATCCAGGCGAGGCCAAACGCGGTACGGAAACGAAGGGACCGATTAAACAACAGAACGATCCCGACAGCGAGCAGGGCCATCAGCGGGGAAACGAGATAGGAATGGGTGATTCCACGATGCCAGGTGAGATATACTTCCGGACTGAGGAAGGTGGTAAACCCTTCGATATCCGGGATTTGTCCACCGATAATGGCGGTAGAGGCGTATCCGATCCGTTCTTTTTTGCTCCAACTTTCCTGTTTGGCGGCGGCGTATACGGCGTAACCGAGTAAACCGTGTGTCAGGGTGTCCACAGCGATTTTCTCCTCTCCTCTTGGGACCTTATTTGTCTGTTCTCCTTTCCTGGTATGGGGAAAGAAACTCTCAATGGTTGTCTCCCGTCACCACGGCAAGGTGGACGGGCAACACGGTCAGTTCTGCCTGTGTGACGGTTTCTTTTTTTCTTGAACGGGTGAGGCTTCTATCCAACATGCCGTCATCGAGACGGCTGTGAGGAAAAAAGGCGGGAATTCCCCCGATGAACGAGCCGTTTCCTGCCACCATCCTATCAACCGGGCCGGCGAAAGTAACGGTTGGCGCTTGGACTTCCAGCTTCTTTTTAAAAGAGCCTGCTTGAAAACCATTCTCCCCCGCCGACAAAAACCCATACGAAGAGGCTCAAGCCTCCTCGTGTGCGGACAGGGAACGGGCACTTCCTTTGGGGACGAGGAGAAAGGCGGACAGTAAGGCGATCACACTGATAATGGCTGCGGTAAGAAACGTCGCGTCCAGTGCTTGGGAAAGGAAATGATGGATCTGTTCCGCCAAGGGTCCGGGCAAGGCGGCCAAGCCTTCAGGAGTGGTCACTCCTTGTGCTTCCCGGAGCTGCTGGATGGCTTCAGCACTGAGATCGGCCTGGTTTTGGGCAATGTAGTCTTCCATTTGGTCCTTCAATTGAAAACTCATCACCGTTCCTAGCAAGGTCATACCAAAAGCTCCGCCCATGGAACGGGAAAACATCTGCGAAGAAGTGGCGGCGCCCCGCTCGCTTCCGTTGACGGCGTTTTGGACCGCGACGATGCAGGAAGTCATCGACAGTCCCAAACCGAAACCGAGTACAAACATGCAGACCAATATCCATATATATGGAGTTTGCTGGTTCATGAAAGCGATCGCGGATGCGGCCAAGGAGATCAGGATGACACCGGTTAAGATCGGTGGACGGTAGCCGTGCTTTAGAAGCCAGCGTCCAGCGAGAACGGATGCACTGCTCCACCCCAACACCTGAGGGGTGATCGCCAATCCAGCCAGTGTAGGGGAATGGCCCAGCACCCCCTGAACAAACAGGGGAATGAAGCCGATTACCCCGAACATTCCCATCCCTGTCAAAAAAGCAGTCAAGTTACTGGAAGCGATGATCGGATGGCGGAACAGGGTCAACGGGATAAACGGATTCTCCACCTGATGTTCCCAGCGGTAGAACAATAGCAGCATGGCGGTGCCGACCGCAAATAAGATCCATGCTGCCGGATGGGACGGACCCTGATGACCCACGACTTGAGTAGCGGTCAACAGCCCCAAAACGGCCAGTACAAACAGGGCGGCTCCGGTGTAATCGATTGATTTTTGCTCCCTTTCCTGCTTTTCATTCAAAAAGCGAAAAATAACCCAGACAATCAACAGGCCGAGGGGAAGATTAAACCAAAAAACCCATCTCCAAGAAAAATTTTCTACAGTAAATCCACCGATGAACGGTCCCACGATGGCGGCCAATCCCCACATGGAAGAAAACCAACCCTGCACCCGGGCCCGCTGTTCAAAAGGAAACAAGTCACCGACGATGGTGACGGCAATCGGGAGTACCCCGCCCGCCCCCAAACCCTGAATCACCCGAAATAAAACTAATTGTTCCATGGATTGGGCCAGGCCGCACAGGGCTGATCCACCGACAAAAAGAAGGATTGCGGTGATAAATACCTTTTTTCTTCCGTGGATGTCCGCCAGTTTTCCATAGATGGGAACCGTCAGTGTATTGGCCAACATATAAGCGGAAAACACCCAACTATACAGGGAGATGCCCCCCAATGAGCCGACCACTGTCGGCATGGCGGCAGTGACGATGGTGACTTCCACAGCGGCGATAAACATGGCAACCATCAGGGCAGCTGTGATGATGTTTCGTCGAGTCTCTGTTAAAGTCATAAACCGGATCTCCTTTGAGAACAAATCAACTCTATCGTATCGTGAACCTCTCGCCATTGAAATGGCGAGCTTCTCGTTTCATCGAGCCGACTTCTGCCGTACTCTCCACGAAGGCCAGTTCCTAGCCTGGTTAAGTTTTAAGAAGCTTCTTGTTTAGCGAGTTGTAGAATGTTAATGGCCGCATTGATATCCCGATCCTGTTCATAGCCACAAAAGGGGCAACGATGGACCCGTTCAGCCAATGTTTTTTTGACGATCTCACCACAGCTTGAGCATCGTTGACTGGTGTGATGGGGGTTGACCAGGACTACACGCTTACCGGCACTTTCAGCCTTGTAAGTCGTGTATTGGACCAGTTGCCTCTATCCTGCATCATTGATACTTTTCGCCAGGTGATGATTCTTGACCATCCCTTGTACATTTAGATCTTCAAAGGCGATACAATCGTATCGCTTCACCAGCTGATGACTGATCCGATGGGCGTAATCCTTCCGCTGGTTGGCGATTTTCTCATGCATTCGGGCAAGAAGTTCTCTTCGACAATTTCTCAAATAGGATTCCATTTATTCATCCAGTACTTTTCTGCGGTATTTGATGGACCAAACGATAGGATAATGGACGTGATAGACACAGGTTCTCGCATGCTTGATGTTCTCTTTCCTCATTAGTATAGCGAAAATAATGATAATTCGCCCGTGTGTCAAGCGATTTTTCTTTAACATAATAGTCTGATCGGATTGTCGGACTTGCGAGGGGATGACCTCCTTCGTCCGACGCTCGCTTTCATCTACCCCATTAAAATGGGGAGGATTCCCGCTCGCATTCCCTAAATTCTTCGCGTTGCGAATAGTAAGTTATAACTTGCAAAAATTAGGAGTATCCATTCTGGTGGCGATTAAATAAACTATTCATATAGGAATAATTATAAAAGGCAAGGTGACAACATGAGCCGGGCACGGTTTAATGATTTGTTTGATCAATGGGCTGATGATTATGACCGGACGGTTGCCGGTTCCAATCCCGAATATCAGGAAGTGTTCCAAGGATATGGAAAGATATTGGAAGGAGTTGTCCAGGAACTAAGCCTTCCTCCCGGATCCTATGTGTTAGAGATCGGAGTGGGTACCGGCAATTTAAGTCGACTCTTGCTGGAGGCGGGGTTCCATGTGGTGGGAGTGGAGCCGTCGAAACAGATGAGGGCACGTGCTTTAGGCAAGTTGCCGGATTTGACCCTGCATGAGGGGGATTTTTTACACATTCCGGTACCTGACGGGTCGATGGATGGTGTAGCCAGCACGTATGCGTTTCACCATTTGACAGACCGGGAGAAAAAAGAAGCACTGGCACTCCTTTATAAGACCGTGAAACCCGGTGGGAAGCTGGTATTTGCCGATACCATGTTCAAAGATGAATCGGTCAGACACCAAATGCAAAAGGAAGCGAAGGAACGAGGATTTAGGCAATTGGCAGAAGATCTGGAGCGCGAATTTTATCCCCTCTTGGATTCGATGAAGCAGTTGTTTCTGGAAACGGGATGGAAAGTCCGTTTTGAACAGATGAATCGATATGTGTGGCTGATGGCAGCTGACAAATAAACCCCGTCTCGAATCCCCGAAGGGGGTTTTCGCTTTCGGACAAAGAGGGCGGGACAAATCTGTCGAATGGGTTTTCCCAATGGTTCAAAAGAGGCGGGGGAACCAATATGAAAGCATCGTTGAAAGAGAGCTTGGAGGAATTGCGAGCTTGTCGGGAAACGAAGTCCATGCTGGACGCTGAATTTGAAAGCGCTTACGAAGAAGGGATCGGTGTTTCCGGCGGCTGGTGATGGAGTACGGTCAAAAGCACATACCCCGGTCGATATGGCCGGGGTCTTCTTCTGTGTCAATGTATCCATGTTAATTAGGGTCTGCTTGGAGGGAGACTTGGATTTTCGGCGAAGCGACTTGCTCATTGGAGCGGAGATGGAAAACCAAGCCGACCGGCCTTCGGTGCAAGGGGTGAGGTGTCTTTCCCAGTAGGATGGTGTATCATAGGATTGAGGTTGCCGACGGCAACGTACGGAGACACAGACAAAAGAATTTGGAGTGGAAAGAGATGACTTTGGACGGATTGTACAAGGAACTGCGGGACCTGGACGAACGGGAGCTGGAGACGATTTACAAACAGGTACAGGCATTGAAGCGCACCCGGGTTAGCCCCCTGGCGTATATCGAAGAAATGATGAATTTCCAATCCCATGGATTCGATCCCCAAAAGGGAGTCTATATCCATCGGATGCTGGTAACCGATGAGCTCAAAAATCGGTATCAGATTCTTCATGGCGGAATTACCGCCACTTTCATCGATACTGCGATGGGATCCACCGTCTTTCAGGAGATGGGGGAACAGCGGCGGTCTGTTACGCTGGATCTGAACGTCAGCTTTTTGAAACCGGCTGTCCGCGGCTGGCTGACGGCGGAGACCGAAGTGATTAAACGGGGACGCACAATCGTGGTTCTGGAGACTAAAGTGAAAGAGGAAACGGGCAAGCTGATCGCCCGAGCGGCCAGCACATTTTTCCGGCAGGAGGAAAATGTGTGAACGACGGACATTGGAGAGGATGGGAAATGAAACAGCCTTATAAGATTGCTGCCAAAGCGATCGTTTTTGACGGGGACCGGGTGTTGGTATTGCGCAAATCCCCCGCGGAGCGCAGTGCCCGGGACAGCCATGGCTGGGATTTTCCGGGTGGGGGGCTGGAGCCCTCGGAGCCGTTGATGGATGCGTTATACCGGGAAGTGCTGGAAGAGACCGGACTTCACATGAAAGTGATTGGACCGGCTTATATCTACGATGATATTCAGGATGAAAAACATCTGATTATCATCAAGTTTGCCTGTCACCAGCCGATGGGACAAATCAAGTTGAGTGCCGAGCATGAAAGTTACCATTGGACCCGAGTGTCCGAATTAAACCAGTCTTCCTACCCCGAGTGGATGAAAGAAGAGATACGCCGTGCATACCGGATCTATATGGAATAAAAAAAAGGCCGTCCAACAGGACGGTCCTTTTTGTATACGGTCTTCCGCTTCGAGGACAACTTCCAGGGAGATCTGCCGGTCGGTTTGTAATCGGTCACGTGCAGTCGATGTTTAGGCGGGATAATGCAGATTAGGGATTACATCCTTTGGCTATGACTACTGGCAACCTAGTTTCAGTTCGATGTGGTTCAAGATTCCAAGGCTGTTTTATTCCTCTTGAAAGAACATGGCAATCATACTGAACACGCATTGATTTAGTATTTTTCCATCTCTTATCTTTAGAATAGTTCTTCTTAAGAATCTCAAATGATTTTGCTGCATGATACAATGCCACATTTCCATTTGGAGCGTCAAACAGAATAGCCTTTGGTCTAATGCTTAATGAAACTACTTTCCCTCTTTTTATCCATTTTACACTCTTGAAGTACGTACTAGAACCTATTTGAAAATTCGATTAATGGACCAGAGAATGAGTGCGACAAAGCAGAAAGCCTTGTACATATGTACATAAGAGTCATATCGAACCAATAAACGGCGAAAGTGATCCATCCATGCAAAACAACGTTCGATTT
The Desmospora profundinema genome window above contains:
- a CDS encoding NUDIX hydrolase, which produces MNDGHWRGWEMKQPYKIAAKAIVFDGDRVLVLRKSPAERSARDSHGWDFPGGGLEPSEPLMDALYREVLEETGLHMKVIGPAYIYDDIQDEKHLIIIKFACHQPMGQIKLSAEHESYHWTRVSELNQSSYPEWMKEEIRRAYRIYME
- a CDS encoding DUF2599 domain-containing protein — encoded protein: MGSSTYFKSVKWIKRGKVVSLSIRPKAILFDAPNGNVALYHAAKSFEILKKNYSKDKRWKNTKSMRVQYDCHVLSRGIKQPWNLEPHRTETRLPVVIAKGCNP
- a CDS encoding PaaI family thioesterase → MTLDGLYKELRDLDERELETIYKQVQALKRTRVSPLAYIEEMMNFQSHGFDPQKGVYIHRMLVTDELKNRYQILHGGITATFIDTAMGSTVFQEMGEQRRSVTLDLNVSFLKPAVRGWLTAETEVIKRGRTIVVLETKVKEETGKLIARAASTFFRQEENV